The window TGATTAAATGTTCGGCTTCCTTTCCAATAATCAATTTAATTTGATTATCGATTTTATCGATTGACATTTAATATTTGCTTTTAGTTGAGATTGATGATTTTTGTTGTCGATCGACCATTCACATGTCGCCACATTTCATTTCCGAAGACTTTTCAACTTTCCCGACTCATGAGTCACGTATGCAATTTATCGGGTCTATGCATCGTATGAATAATCTAATAATTATTATTCTCGTTAAATTTTATGCATCTACAACACAAACATGACATATATCATCATATATGTGAAAGATGTTTTGAAATCCATTTAAAAATGGATAGCCCAATCTGTACTATAAGCCCGGAAGCCCAAACCCGAGAGCCCGAAACATGTAATTAGTACCAGAAATCCCCTCATATGTCTGCAAACCGCGAAAATGTCGAGCTCAGTTTTGGCTCTGAACCCCTTTTCAGTCTCGACACCGCTCCAACCGGCAACCTCAATCGCCTCCAAATCGCGTTCCAGGCACGCAATCAACTCTCTCTCTCTCTCTCTCTCTCTACCGGTTTAGAATTTTAATTTAGTTAAATTCATTTTCTTATGCAGTTTGAAGTTCCGGAAATCTCAACCTGTGAAATTCAAATGTGATTACTCATGCTTCGAAGTAAGTTTCCTTCATTATTTTTTACCACAAAATTCATGTAATATTCGATTAAGTAGTTGATGATCAGATAGGCAATGTGGTTGTTGCATTGGATTTTTTTTTGGAATAAGTCTAATTCTACTAATTTACTTGTAATTCTGTGAATTCTGAATGTAAATAATTTGTGACTTCAAGGTCAAAGATGTGAGCTACCAACCGCCAGGGACTGAGCTCCGCCTTCTAAATGCTGTTAGTTTTTCGCTTCCGGAGAAGAGGTACATATTTGTGATGTGATGTCATTTTATTATTGCATGAAAAAAAATCAAGTGATTTAGATAGACGGAACAAACATAGGGTGTGTTCGATGCGATTAACTAGCTTACATATGTTTTAGTAGGATGATTGGTTCACGTTTATCTTGCAGCTTGGGCTTAATTTTTGGACAGAGTGGTAGCGGAAAGACTACTCTCGTGCAGGTTGTGTGTTTTTGTTGTTAAGGGAGCTTTTATGCTGTCCATCTCGTTCTTAAGCTCCGAAGCAGTATCTTGTTGGATGATTTTTTCCCCCGTCTTCAGCTGCTTGCAGGATTGAACAAACCAACTTCAGGCTCAATTCAGATTCAAAAATATGGAAATGATGGCAAGCCAATTCAGTCTCCTGAATCCTTATCCACAGGACGAGTTGGCATTGTGTTTCAGTTTCCAGAGAGGTAGTCTATGTTAGCTAGGGAAGTGAGAACTGGTTTGCAACATCTGTTTCAGTTTTATAGTGTTTGTAAAG of the Fragaria vesca subsp. vesca linkage group LG6, FraVesHawaii_1.0, whole genome shotgun sequence genome contains:
- the LOC101306951 gene encoding ABC transporter I family member 11, chloroplastic-like; translated protein: MSSSVLALNPFSVSTPLQPATSIASKSRSSLKFRKSQPVKFKCDYSCFEVKDVSYQPPGTELRLLNAVSFSLPEKSLGLIFGQSGSGKTTLVQLLAGLNKPTSGSIQIQKYGNDGKPIQSPESLSTGRVGIVFQFPERYFVADNVLDEVTFAWPRQKGDLQMKENLARNLHRAINWVGLSGISLDRDPHSLSGGYKRRLALAIQLVQIPDLLILDEPLAGLDWKARADVVKLLKHLKKELTILVVSHDLKELAALVDRSWRMDMGGILKEEPLPI